The sequence below is a genomic window from Candidatus Thermoplasmatota archaeon.
ACGTACGTATACATGGCCAGCGCGGCCCGCAAACCGCTTAACCGGAAAGCCGGTTGGGAGGCGCATGCCCGTCCGCTTCGAGGAGAAGGGCCACGTCGCCGTCCTCACGATCGACCGGCCCGAAGCAGCGAACGCGATCGACCCCGAGACGCACGACGCGCTCGTTGCCGCGTGGACGCGCTTCCGCGACGACGATCGGCTGCGCGTGGCCGTCCTCACGGGCGCGGGCGAGAAATCGTTCTGCGCGGGCGCCGACTTGAAGCGCATGGGCGAGTGGTACGCGCGCGTGCCCGCCGAGCGCCGGCGCGAGGTGTGGGACCGCGAGCCGGGGCTCGGCGGCATCACGCGCAACCTCGACCCGGGCAAGCCCACGATCGCCGCCGTGAACGGGCATTGCCTGGGCGGCGGCCTCGAGCTTGCGCTCGCGTGCGACCTCCGCTACGCCTCGGACAACGCGACCTTCGCGCTTCCCGAGACGAAGTGGGGGATCCTGCCCGGCCAGGGCGGCACGCAGCGCCTCGCCCGCGTCGTGGGGCCCGCGCACGCGCTCGAGATGATCCTCTCGGCGAACGCGATCGACGCGCAGCGCGCCCTTGCGATCGGTCTTGTGAACCGCGTCGTCCCCGCGCGGGAGCTTCTGCCCGCCGCGCTTGCGCTTGCCGAGACGATCGCAAGCCGCGCGCCGCGGGCCGTGCGCGCCGCGCGCGAGGCGCTCTGGCGCGGTCTCGACGCGACCCTTGCCGAGGGCTTGCGCGTCGAGCAGGCGCTCGCCGACCCCCTTCGCGACTCGGAGGACAATCGGGAGGCGCGGAAGGCCTTCGCCGAGAAGCGCGAGCCCAACTTCTCGGGACGCTAGGCGGAGGGTGCCCCCGCCGCCCTCGCGCCCCGGATCGCGTCGCGCAGGAAGAAAAGCCCGAGCACGCCCGGCCACGCGAGCAGCACGGCCACGCCGGGCAAGCCCACGATCATGGTCTCGGGCGCGGGGAAGGCCATCGCGGCCACGCTTGCGAGCACGCCAAGCGGGATCGCCGAGACGCCAAGGAGGCCAAGGCCCGCGGGCGCGCTCGTGCGGCGCCGCGCGACCGCCCACGCGAGCGGGAAGAAGCCCGCGAGCGCAAGCGCGACGCCGGCGTGGAAGAGGAACGCGGCGGCGTCAAACGTGCTCGCAAACGTGCGCGCCGCGGTCGCATCGCCTTCGACCGTGCGCGCCGCGGTGGGGCCAAGCGCGAGGATCTCAAGGAGCATGGTGACGGACAGGGCCGCAAAGCCGACGAGCGCAAGCGCCCGGCCCGCGGAGAAGCCGACCGTGCCGCCGGGCAGCGCCCACGCGCCGACGGCTCCGGCGACGGCCGCAAGGAGGAAGGCGAGGTGCACTTCGTTCCAG
It includes:
- a CDS encoding enoyl-CoA hydratase-related protein, which produces MPVRFEEKGHVAVLTIDRPEAANAIDPETHDALVAAWTRFRDDDRLRVAVLTGAGEKSFCAGADLKRMGEWYARVPAERRREVWDREPGLGGITRNLDPGKPTIAAVNGHCLGGGLELALACDLRYASDNATFALPETKWGILPGQGGTQRLARVVGPAHALEMILSANAIDAQRALAIGLVNRVVPARELLPAALALAETIASRAPRAVRAAREALWRGLDATLAEGLRVEQALADPLRDSEDNREARKAFAEKREPNFSGR